A window of Fragaria vesca subsp. vesca linkage group LG7, FraVesHawaii_1.0, whole genome shotgun sequence contains these coding sequences:
- the LOC101307841 gene encoding auxin-induced protein 5NG4-like, which translates to MVNCCGQWKTVVAMIGINLALAMVNVLLKLTLDKGVHNLVLVTYRQSIACGLLTPIAFFWERKNRPELTARIICHLFFSALIGITFTQYFFLLGLQYTSATYASAFSNMVPVYTFLLALPFGLEKVSIRSKGGIAKILGSLICIGGALSLTLYKGMPLTNQHSHATAQIENHDYMMSTAKRRERWVLGSVFAAAGCFMWASWFLIQAKIGKSYPFQYSSTAILSFFGAIQSVILTLLTERSINMSMWVLKGKLEILSVTYSGAVGSGLCYVGMSWCVKQKGPLFTSAFTPLIQIFVAMIDFSALHELIYLGSVVGSVLVIVGMYVLLWGKSNDDAKEIGMKQTQANEEGADVH; encoded by the exons ATGGTGAATTGCTGTGGACAGTGGAAGACGGTGGTTGCCATGATTGGCATCAACCTTGCTTTGGCTATGGTCAATGTGCTTCTTAAGTTAACTCTGGATAAAGGAGTGCACAATCTGGTTCTAGTTACTTATAGGCAGTCAATTGCTTGTGGCCTCTTGACACCCATTGCCTTCTTTTGGGAAAG AAAAAATAGACCTGAACTTACAGCTCGCATCATATGCCACCTTTTCTTCAGTGCTCTAATTGG GATAACATTCACACAATACTTTTTTCTTCTTGGACTCCAATACACCTCAGCTACATATGCTTCTGCCTTCAGCAACATGGTGCCTGTTTACACTTTCCTATTGGCACTACCATTCGG TCTAGAGAAAGTGAGCATTAGGAGCAAGGGAGGCATAGCCAAGATCTTGGGTTCTTTAATATGCATTGGTGGAGCTTTGTCATTGACATTATACAAAGGAATGCCACTGACCAACCAACACTCACATGCCACAGCTCAAATTGAAAACCATGACTATATGATGAGTACAGCAAAGAGAAGAGAGAGGTGGGTACTTGGTTCAGTGTTTGCGGCAGCAGGTTGCTTTATGTGGGCTTCATGGTTTCTCATACAAGCCAAGATTGGGAAGAGCTACCCATTTCAGTACTCTAGCACAGCCATCTTGTCCTTCTTTGGTGCCATTCAGTCAGTCATCTTAACCTTGCTCACAGAGAGAAGCATCAACATGTCAATGTGGGTTTTGAAGGGAAAGTTGGAGATATTGAGTGTCACATATTCT GGAGCAGTTGGATCAGGGTTGTGCTATGTTGGCATGTCATGGTGTGTGAAGCAAAAGGGTCCATTGTTTACATCAGCATTTACTCCCTTAATCCAGATATTTGTGGCTATGATTGACTTCTCAGCCTTGCATGAACTAATCTATCTTGGAAG TGTGGTGGGATCTGTCCTAGTCATAGTGGGAATGTATGTTCTACTGTGGGGGAAAAGCAATGATGATGCAAAGGAAATTGGGATGAAGCAAACACAAGCAAATGAAGAAGGAGCAGATGTCCATTGA